The genomic window GATCCACATCGCGCCGCCGGCAAACTGCAGGCTCTCGGGGTCGAAGTCGGAACCCGTGAGGTAGCGCTGCTTCGTGCCTTCATGAACGACGCGGAAGGGCACCTTCTTGTCAGGGTCGTGCAGGAAGACGGTGTTCATGCGGTTGAGCTTGCCGCTCTTGAAGTCCGCCTTGTAGTGGTTCAGGTAGAGCATGAAGTCGGGCGAGTTGGCCTTGGCGCCGGCACCGTTGTCCGTGAGGATCCAGAACGAGCCGTCGTCCATCTTCTTGATTCCCGAATGGCCCTGCAGCGGCTGGCCCTTGAACGGCACCGAAACGCCCGTGCCGCGCCCGCCCGAGAGGCCTTCCACAGTGCCCAGCGCCTCCACCCGCTTGCCCGAGGTGAACTTGCCGCTCGCCTGCAGATCGGCCGGCGCTTCCTTGGGCGCCATAACGAAGCTTTGCGCGGGCAGCACGGCATGGCCGGCGAGCGTGGCTGGAAAAGCGGTCTGTGCAGCGGCATGGCCGCAGGCGAGAGCGGCGGCAAAGGCAATGAAAGAGAGGGTGGCGAGACGCGTCATGAGAGCAAGAAGAAAGGTTTCGGTCGCAACGCGAGACCATGCCGATTGCGCGTGACGCGGCCATGACATGCAACGCTCAGAAGTGGAGCGAGGGCTTGTTCACCATCAGATAGAACACGACCACCATGGCGATGAATGCCGGATATCCCAGCAGCTCCCAGTAGCGTTGATAGCGCGCAAAAAGTGCGGGCAGCGGCATTGCGTCGCGATGCGCCTGCGCGGCCATTGCGGCCATGCGGATCTGCAGCCACACCACGGGCAGCCAGCAAACGCCGGCGAGCACGTAGAGCGCTACCGACAGTGCGAGCCACGGGGTGGAAAGCGACCATCCCGCCATGTGGGCCAGCACGAAGCCCGTCAGCGGCTGCACGATGGCGGTCGGCGTGGTGAACCACCAATCGGCCCGCACCACCAGGCGGCTCACCACGGCTTGCGCGGCGACGCTGCCGCTGCGGTTGGCAAAGAACATGTAGAAGGCCGAGCCCAGCCCGGTGCCGACCAGCAGCACGCTCGAGACGATGTGCAGCCACTTGATGACGAGATAAGTGTTCACGGCGTGATGCGTCGGTACAGGTGCCAGAGCAGCGCGGCGATGGGCAGGTTCTTCAGCAGCGGGCCCAGCGGGTGCAGCCACAGGTTGGGCTGGAGAAGCGTTGCTGCCGTCGTCATGACAAGCAGCAGAACCAAGGCCGCGAGATAGCTGGCGCGCCCCGGCCGCCACCACAGGCCGAGGCCGGTGAGGAGGTCTGCCGCCGCGCCGCCGATGATCAGGCACCGGACCAACCAGAGCGGCGAACCAACGCCGGCCTCCGCGAGCACCCGCGAACTCTGGCCGTCGAGTTCCACGATGCTGGCGACCGCCGTGAACAGCCACACCGCGACAAGGCTGAAGCGCAGCAGGCGAACATCTTCGCGCGCAGTTGTCATGCCGCGCCGTTCCCGTGCTGCGCCCCTTGCCACTCGACGACCTCTGCTGCGTGCTCGGCCAGGAAATCGCGCAAGCGCCTGAAACGCCGCCGCGTCTGCCGCGCGAAGATCCGGGCCACCACCGGTTCCATCAGCCAGCGCAACGCTGGCGGCCCGGCCTCGATGGTGTAGGCATAGATCAGCACCGAGTGGTCTGGGTGCGTGTCTCGGTGCCGCATCGAAGCGGCCCAGCGGCTGAAAGGGAAGGAGCGTCCGACCATCGAAGCCGCCGCCACGTGCGGCCGGTCGAACGCGACGAAGCGCGTGCGCATCGAAAGCCCTCGCAACCAACCACCGCCCGTGTTTTCGGTTTCGGCACCGACGAACGGGCACGGCGCGCCGCCCACAACACGGGCATCACTCACCAACGAATCCCAGCGTGCGCGCCAGACGTGATAGTGGAAAGCATCGAAGACCACGTCGGACGGCGCCGGCATTTCGAATTCAAAGCGTTGATGCGCCATGGTCCGTCGCTTTTTCGTCAATCACATCTGTCACCATGCCCCAGCGCGCGAACTCGGTTTCAAACTCGCTCAAGGCCAGCAAGCCGCTACAGGCATGCGCGCCGACGGGCAGCGCGTCTCCGCGCGCCAGGCGCCGTGCCAGCAAGATGGCGGCCATGCAGGGGATCTCGGGGCCGTGGTTGTCGTCGGCGGCAATGTGCCAGGCGCGGCGCGCGACGGCGCCTTTGCTGTCCAGTCCTTCGACACGCACCACCATGCCGCCCAACGCCGTACCGAAGCGATCGAACACGCGGCCCCCGGAATGCAGCAACGGTGCGAGTCTTGCCGGTGACGGCAGCAGGCCCACGCGGCGCATCGATGCCAGGAACGCGAACGCATGCTGCGCCAGGCCGACCTCGAGGGCCGCTCGAAACATGACGGACTGCACGCCGGCATAGCGCGCCCGAAAAAGCTCGAGATCGGGGATGTCGCAGAGGGCACCGCGGCGCGGCTGCATGCGCGCGAACTGCACTATCGTGGGTTTGACCCATCCTGGTTCTTCGGTCCACGCGCCGTCGCGCCAGACCTGGATCGGCTCGCCGCAATAGGCCAGCACGCCCGCAAGCGTTGCTTCGCCGCGCGGTGCACCCTGAGCCGGAGCAATGCAGGTGTCGATGCTCCGGATGCTGCGCCATCCTGCAGTGAGATGGTCCACCACCGCCGACGACAGTGCCGGCACGGTGCTGGCGCCGGCAACGGCGGTGCGGCCCGCGTTGCGAAAGGCGGCATCGAGCGCGGCGGGAAAGTCGCAGACGAAGCGCCGCCCGTCGGCCAAGTCGATGTAGTGCGCGCTGGCTGCCGCCACGGCGTGCGGCACGCGATAGTCCTGGTTTTGGAAAGGGCCCGCGGTGTGGATGACGAGCTCGACGTCGAGGCTGCGCAGGTTTTCGACGAGGTCGCCGTTCTGGACGTCGATGCGCACGCCACGGGCCGCATTGCCCAGCGACTGCGCGAAACCGGTGGCGCGCTGCAGGTCGCGGCCGCCGATCATCAGTTCGATATCTGCATCCCTTGCCAATGCTCGGCAGATGCGCGCGCCGAAGTTGCCATAGCCGCCGAGCACCAGGACTTTCACGCGGCGCTAATCCCCGCAACGTGCCCACGCGTGAAGGCTTCTTCAAAGATGGAGTAGCCCGACCAGTCCGCATGCGCGAACGAGAGGCGCCCGGCGGCAACATGGCCGCGGTGTGCCGTACCCGTGCGTGCCAACAGGCCCGGCGTTGGAATGGCCATGGCGTGGCCGTAGCGGGTGATCTCGACGCGCGTGGCCAGCGTCGGCAGGTCCGGGTGCGGCACCGAGAGCTCGGCGAGCAGATCGTCCCGCCATCCGGTCCAGGGGCGGTCCTGCAACAGGCGGCGGCCGTCGGCCGTGTCGTAGCTGCTCGGGCCAAGCGGCCGGTACCAGCTGATGACGGTGCTGCGCGGCGTGGGATCGAGCGTCTGGTGGCGCGCATCGACGTACCCCAGGCCGCGTGTGCCGTACACGACGTTGTCCCAGCTCGGCGCTGCGCCGGGACGGTCGGCAAGCGGGCCGCTCAGGTGCACGTTGGCGAGCAGCCAGGGCGCATAGCGCGTGTGCGCGGCGGCATTCCGCAGCACCTCCGGCGCGTTCTCGACGATGCGCGCGGCGATGAACACCGGCAGGGCGACGATGCAACGCTCGGCCTGCCAGCGCACCAGCGATTTTGTTTTGGCGTCCCATGCGTCCACCTCGACGCCGCCGCGCAGATCGGCGATGCGCGTGACGACCTGGCCCGTACGCAGCCGGTCGCCAAGGGGCTCGGCGAGCCGCTTCGTGAGCCAGCCGTTGCCCTCGGGCCAGGTGAGAACGCCGTCGCGTTCGGGGTTCGAATCGCCACCGGTGCCCGATGAACCCGGCGCATGAAACCCGTGCCGGCTGGCAAAGTAATGGATGCCGGCCCAGGCCGAAACATGGGCGATGCCGGCGCCATAGTCGTCGCGGCAGCAGTAGTCGAGATACCAGCGCAGTTGCGGATCGCTGAAGCCTTCGCTGTCGAGCCAACGCTCGAACGGAAGGGCGTCGAGCGCGAGCAGCTCGGGGGTTGCCGCCACCTTGAGGGTGGGAATGGCGAAATGCGCCGCGTGCTGCAGCGCATCGATCCTTTGCGCGAACTTGCGGTACTGCGCATGGGTGCTCTCACCGACGTCGTGCACGGGCAGGAGGCCGTCTTGCCATTCGCCGCGAAAAAACAAGCGCTCCTGCGGGCTGTGGCAAAGGCTGCGCTCGTCGTATTCCCAGCGCCCTGCCACGCGGCGGCGCAGGCCCAGTTCTTCCAGCAGGTCTTGCACCTCGCGTGCGTTGTCGTCGGGCACCGGCAGGTAATGTGCGCCCAGCGGGCAGGCAATGCCGTTGACCATGCCGGCGCGGGAGTTGCCGCCGGCCGTGTCTTCAAGTTCGAGCAGGGCGAAGTCTTCAATGCCCGAAAGCCGCAACGCCCGCGCCGCGGCAAGGCCTGCAACGCCGCCTCCGGCGATGACCGCGCGCGTGCGCTTCACGGTTGCTGGGGCCTGGCTCTTGAGCGCGCCGTCGCGCATGGCGTGGCCTCGCGCCATGTCGATGCCGGTGAAGCCGCCTTCGATGGTTGGCTGCGGCGCCTCGCAGCCCGCGAGGGCCAAGGCGCCCGCTGCACCCACTGCACCCACTGCACCGAGAAAATCGCGCCGCTGCATGCCTGGGTTAGTGTGTCATGACCTTGCCCCACTCCTGTTCGTAAGTGGTGACGAGAGTCTGGTTCGACAGGCGGTTGACCTCGGCCGGCACACGCGCCATGTCGAGCGGAAAATCGAACATCAGCGGCAAAGTCGTAGGCGCCAGGAAACGCAGTCCCGAGGGCAGCGCATCCGGCATGCGGTACGGGCGGCGGCTGGCGATGATGTAGCCCCACTCGCCGAAGCTCGGCACGTGCGCGTGGTAGGGCGTCGCCTTCAGGCCGACCGATTCGATGGTGGTTGCCACAGTCCAGTAGCTCTTGCGCGCCACCAGCGGCGAGGTGGTCTGGATCACCGCATAGCCGCTCGCGGAAAGACGCTTTTCGAGCAGCGAATAGAAACTGTTGGTGTAGAGCTTGCCGATGGCGAAGTTGGTTGGATCGGGGAAGTCCACCACGATGACGTCGAACATGTCTCCCGGCTGCTGCAGCCACTGGAAGGCATCGGTGTTGACGACCTTCACCTTCGGCGAAGACAGCGCATGGCCGTTGAGCGCCGCGAGCGTTTCATGCCTGGTGAAGAGTTCCGTCATATTCGGATCGAGCTCCACCAGCGTGACCGACTCGACCGAGGGATACTTGAGAATCTCGCGCACCGCCATGCCGTCGCCGCCGCCGAGCACCGCTACCTTCTTCGGTGCGCCGTGCGCGGCCATCGCGGGATGAACGAGCGCCTCGTGGTAACGGTATTCGTCGCGCTCTGCGAACTGCAGGTTGCCGTTCAGGAAAAGGCGGTGGCCAAGCTGCCCGCGCGTGACCACGATGCGCTGGTAAGGCGAAGTGGCGCTGAACACGATGCGGTCTTGATAGAACTTGTCTTCAGCCAGGGTGGTGATGTGGTCGGCCCACACAAAGGCGCCGAGCAGCGCCGCGAGCGCAAGAAAGCAGGCCACCGCGTGGGCACCCATGCGGCGCAGTTCATGGCGAAACAGCCACAGCGCCCACACGGCCACGGCCGCATTCATGAAGCCGAACAGTAGCCCCGTGCGGATCATGCCGAGCTGCGGCACCAGGATGAGCGGAAAAGCGACGGATACCGCCAGCGCCCCGAGGTAGTCGAAGGTGAGTACCTGCGAGACGAGGTTCTTGAGCTGGATGTTGCGCTTGAGGATGCGCATCACGAGCGGTATCTCGAGCCCCACCAGCGTGCCCACCACCATCACCAAGCCGTAGAGCAGCAGGCGGAACGCGCCGGGCGCGTACGCATTCGCCAGGAACAGAATGGCCGGCAGCGCGCCGCCGATGAGCGCAACGAGCAGCTCGATGCGAAGGAAATGCGCGGGCAGCTGGCGCTCGAAATAGCGCGAGAGCCACGAGCCGACGCCCATGGCAAAGAGGTAGGTGCCGATGATGGTGCTGAACTGCAGCACCGAGTCGCCGAGCAGGTAGGAGCTCAGCGCAGCCGCGGTCAGTTCATAGACCAGGCCGCAGGCGGCCACCACGAACACGCTGGCGAGCAGCGCGATTTCAACAGGCTGCGGCCCCTTGGCCGGCCGCGCCGGACTGGCAGGAGCGTCCACGGAAGCCAAGCAGGCGCTAATGGATGGCCGCCGCCACGATGACGCAGATGCCCAGGCTCATGGCCGCGACCACCAGCCCCAGCGCGACGTTCTGCTTCTCGACGATCTCGCCCCACAGGTCGTAGGGGGTGAGCTTGTCGATGATCAGGAAGCAGAGCCAGAAGATCAGCACGCCAAGCAGCGCATACACGAGCGATCCGAGGACCACGCCCGGTTTCAGCCATTCAAATCCCATGGGGACCTCCAGTCGTAGTAGCAGTAGTGAGAGAAGACATCGCGCGAAACTCCTCCGTCATTTGTGGCCGCCGCCGCTCGAGTAGCCGCCGTACGAGCCGCCCGTGCTGCGCGAGCTCGAACAGTTTTGCACGCGCGGGTCGCAGCGCGACGAACAGGTGCTCAGGACGATGAGCACAACGATGACGATGATCACGATGAGGATGATCGTGCCGCAGCCCATGCCCGATGCGGCACTGACGGGCAGCGCGTCGCCGCGCACGAACATGTCCTTCTTGTCGTCGAGCTTGAACGCGGCGGATACCGCGCCGCTATCGAGCTTGCTGCCCGAAGACCAGGTCAGCTCGTTGGCCGAGCGCTCCATCGACAGCAGCGAATTGCCGCTGGCGAAGTCGCGGTTGAAGGTTTTCTGTCCGCGCTCGACCTGCCAGTAGAACTCGCCCGCCACATAGGTCGTCTCGGCGTTGTAGGCATATTGCTGCTTGTAGCGCTTGCCAAGATAGCTGGCGCTGCTGCCGTTCTCGGCCATGACGGGCGCGCCGGTGGTCGGCTTGACCATGCTCCAGCCGTCTTCGGCGTCGACCAGGAAGCTGAAGCCGCGCTTCTTGTTGTACAGCAGGTATTCGCTCCAGCCGAAGTGCTCGTCGTCGCCGGGCTCGGTGCCCATGCGATGCTGGAAGCCAACCACCTGCCACTGCGCGCCCTGCAGCTGGCCCACGCTGCCGATGGCGATGAGCGGGCGAACGGGTTCGTTCTGCTCCGCGTGCTTCAGCTCGCCGCCGATGCCTTGCGACAGGTCGATGATGCTGTTGCAAGAGCCGCAGGTGATGCTCTTGCTGTCGGCCAGGTTGACGGTAATGGGCGCGCCGCAATTGGGGCAGTTGAAGGCGCGGCCTTTTTCTTCCTTGGCGGATTCGTCGCGCAGGCCGGTGAGCTGCAGATCTTCAAGCTGCACCGAGCGGCCCAGGTACGCGCCGGGAGGCTGCGTGCTGTAGTCGAGGCTGAGCACCAGCCCGTTGCCGCTGCGCAGCTCGACCATGGGGAACGAGCGGCCCAGTTCCGGCAGATGCGACAGCTCGCCCTGCGCGGAAAGCAGCGCCACCTGTTCGTTCGACGAAACGGTGTAGCTCTGGCCGTTGAACGCGCTGGTGGCGCCCACGCGCAGGTCGGTCGGCGGCGGCGCGGCGCGCTGCAGTTCGAACGGCAGCGCAAAGACATAGGCGCCGTTGTCCTCGCTCAGGATGCCGGCGCGGCCGTCTTCGAGTGCGGCGACCCATTCGGTCCAGCGCCCGCCCGGATGGCTGTATTGCAGCCGCCCGACGATGGTGAACGGCTGGTCCTGGATGCGGCCCGCGGCAAGCAGCTGCAGCGGGCTGAAGTCGTCGAACAGCTCGGCCATCTTGCCGATGCGCGCGAGCGTGTCGCCCTGGCGCACGACGGTGCTCTGGCAATACGGGCACACCGCATGCGTCGATTGCGCGGAACGGAATTCGACCGGTGCGCCGCAGCCAGGGCAGGGCGCACGGTAGGCGCGCTGGGCGCCTGGTTGCTCAGCCATTGCCGGTGCTTAGACCAGCTTCTTGAGCAGCTCCGCCTTCTTGGCGTCGAACTCTTCCTGCGTGAGGATGCCCTTGGTCTTGAGCTCGCCGAGTTTCTCGAGCGTGGTCATGACATCGTTCGGGCTCACCACGGCCACGGCCGGCTGCTGCTGCGTCGCCGCGGCCTGCGCCGCTGCGTTGGGGCTCAGGCCCTGCGCGAGGTTTTGCGCCAGCACCTGTCCGAGCGCCACGCCGGCGCCAAGACCCATGGCATCGCCCGCAATGCCGCCGCCGTTGGCCGCGCCTTCGGCAAACTTGGGAATGGCTTGCGCGGTCTGGTACTGCATGAACTTGCCCATGTCGTTGCCGACCATGCCCATGCCGATCTTCTGGTCGAGGATCTTCTGCAGCTCTTCGGGGAGCGAGACGTTCTGGACCGTGATGTTCTCGAGCTTGATCCCGATCTTTTCGAACTCGGGCACCAACTGCGCGGCCAGCGCCTGCGCAAACTGGATCTGGTTGGCCGCAAGGTCGAGAAAGGGCACGCCGCTGGAAGCGATGGCGTTGCTGATGTTCTGCAGCACCAGGCCACGCAGCTGGCCGTCGAGGTCGGCCACGCTGTAGATGTCGCGCGTGCCGGAAATCTCGGTGTGAAAAAGCTTGGCGTCGCCGATCCGGAACGAGTAGTTGCCGAAGGCGCGCAGGCGCACGGCACCGAAGTCCTTGTCGCGGATGGTGATGGGCTGCGGCGTGCCCCACTTCTGGTCGACCTGCTGGCGCGTGCTGAAGAAGTACACGTCGCTCTTGAAGGGAGATTCGAAGAGCTTGTCCCAGTTCTTGAGGTACGTGAGCACGGGCAGCGTCTGCGTCGTCAGCTTGTACATGCCGGGGCCGAACACGTCGGCCACCTGGCCTTCGTTGACGAACACGGCCACCTGCGACTCGCGAACGGTGAGGGAGGCGCCGTTCTGGATTTCCATCTCGGCCATGGGGAAACGCCAGGCCAGCGTGCCATCGCCAGTCTCGGTCCACTGGATGATGTCGATGAACTGTTTCTTGATGAAATCCATCAGGGCCATGGCCGCTCCTCGTCGAATTTTTTTACAGACTGCGCATATTGCCACATCGCCTTGACAGGCCGTGTTGCTTTCGGCATGCCTCGTTGCTTGCCATGTGGCATATGGCTCGATGGGCCGAGGTCTACAATCGGCGCCCCCAGAAGAAGCGCCACCAGGAGCAACGGCACATGTCCGATTCGACGAACTCATCGACCCCTACGCCCGAAGACAAGCGCGCCGAGTTGCGTCGCGCAGCCCTCGAGTACCACGAGCTTCCGGTGCCGGGCAAGATTGCCATCGCCGCGACCAAGCAGATGGTGAACCAGCGCGACCTGTCGCTGGCCTATTCGCCCGGCGTGGCCGCGCCCTGCGAGGAAATCGTCAAGGACCCGGCCAACGCCTTCAAGTACACGGCCCGCGGCAACCTGGTGGCGGTGATCACCAACGGCACCGCTGTGCTGGGCCTGGGCGACATCGGCCCGCTGGCGGCCAAGCCGGTGATGGAAGGCAAGGGCGTGCTTTTCAAGAAGTTCGCCGGCGTCGACGTGTTCGACATCGAGATCGACGAGAAGGACCCGGCCAAGCTGGTCGAGGTGATCGCCGCGCTGGAGCCGACCTTCGGCGCGATCAACCTGGAAGACATCAAGGCCCCCGACTGCTTCTACGTCGAGCGCGAACTGCGCAAGCGCATGAAGATTCCGGTGTTCCACGACGACCAGCACGGCACGGCCATTACGGTGGCGGCGGCCATGCTCAACGGCCTGAAAGTGGCGGGCAAGGACATCACCCAGGTCAAGCTGGTCACCTCCGGTGCGGGCGCCGCGGCGCTGGCCTGCCTGAACCTGCTGCTCAAGGTGGGCCTGAAGCGCGAGAACGTGTTCGTGACCGACCTGGCCGGCGTGGTCTATGAGGGCCGCGAAGAGCTCATGGACGACGACAAGCGCCAGTACATGCAGAAAACCACCGCACGCACGCT from Variovorax paradoxus includes these protein-coding regions:
- a CDS encoding DUF2269 family protein, with the protein product MNTYLVIKWLHIVSSVLLVGTGLGSAFYMFFANRSGSVAAQAVVSRLVVRADWWFTTPTAIVQPLTGFVLAHMAGWSLSTPWLALSVALYVLAGVCWLPVVWLQIRMAAMAAQAHRDAMPLPALFARYQRYWELLGYPAFIAMVVVFYLMVNKPSLHF
- a CDS encoding DoxX-like family protein, giving the protein MTTAREDVRLLRFSLVAVWLFTAVASIVELDGQSSRVLAEAGVGSPLWLVRCLIIGGAAADLLTGLGLWWRPGRASYLAALVLLLVMTTAATLLQPNLWLHPLGPLLKNLPIAALLWHLYRRITP
- a CDS encoding SRPBCC family protein; the encoded protein is MAHQRFEFEMPAPSDVVFDAFHYHVWRARWDSLVSDARVVGGAPCPFVGAETENTGGGWLRGLSMRTRFVAFDRPHVAAASMVGRSFPFSRWAASMRHRDTHPDHSVLIYAYTIEAGPPALRWLMEPVVARIFARQTRRRFRRLRDFLAEHAAEVVEWQGAQHGNGAA
- a CDS encoding saccharopine dehydrogenase family protein; translation: MKVLVLGGYGNFGARICRALARDADIELMIGGRDLQRATGFAQSLGNAARGVRIDVQNGDLVENLRSLDVELVIHTAGPFQNQDYRVPHAVAAASAHYIDLADGRRFVCDFPAALDAAFRNAGRTAVAGASTVPALSSAVVDHLTAGWRSIRSIDTCIAPAQGAPRGEATLAGVLAYCGEPIQVWRDGAWTEEPGWVKPTIVQFARMQPRRGALCDIPDLELFRARYAGVQSVMFRAALEVGLAQHAFAFLASMRRVGLLPSPARLAPLLHSGGRVFDRFGTALGGMVVRVEGLDSKGAVARRAWHIAADDNHGPEIPCMAAILLARRLARGDALPVGAHACSGLLALSEFETEFARWGMVTDVIDEKATDHGASTL
- a CDS encoding FAD-dependent oxidoreductase, which codes for MQRRDFLGAVGAVGAAGALALAGCEAPQPTIEGGFTGIDMARGHAMRDGALKSQAPATVKRTRAVIAGGGVAGLAAARALRLSGIEDFALLELEDTAGGNSRAGMVNGIACPLGAHYLPVPDDNAREVQDLLEELGLRRRVAGRWEYDERSLCHSPQERLFFRGEWQDGLLPVHDVGESTHAQYRKFAQRIDALQHAAHFAIPTLKVAATPELLALDALPFERWLDSEGFSDPQLRWYLDYCCRDDYGAGIAHVSAWAGIHYFASRHGFHAPGSSGTGGDSNPERDGVLTWPEGNGWLTKRLAEPLGDRLRTGQVVTRIADLRGGVEVDAWDAKTKSLVRWQAERCIVALPVFIAARIVENAPEVLRNAAAHTRYAPWLLANVHLSGPLADRPGAAPSWDNVVYGTRGLGYVDARHQTLDPTPRSTVISWYRPLGPSSYDTADGRRLLQDRPWTGWRDDLLAELSVPHPDLPTLATRVEITRYGHAMAIPTPGLLARTGTAHRGHVAAGRLSFAHADWSGYSIFEEAFTRGHVAGISAA
- a CDS encoding polyamine aminopropyltransferase, yielding MDAPASPARPAKGPQPVEIALLASVFVVAACGLVYELTAAALSSYLLGDSVLQFSTIIGTYLFAMGVGSWLSRYFERQLPAHFLRIELLVALIGGALPAILFLANAYAPGAFRLLLYGLVMVVGTLVGLEIPLVMRILKRNIQLKNLVSQVLTFDYLGALAVSVAFPLILVPQLGMIRTGLLFGFMNAAVAVWALWLFRHELRRMGAHAVACFLALAALLGAFVWADHITTLAEDKFYQDRIVFSATSPYQRIVVTRGQLGHRLFLNGNLQFAERDEYRYHEALVHPAMAAHGAPKKVAVLGGGDGMAVREILKYPSVESVTLVELDPNMTELFTRHETLAALNGHALSSPKVKVVNTDAFQWLQQPGDMFDVIVVDFPDPTNFAIGKLYTNSFYSLLEKRLSASGYAVIQTTSPLVARKSYWTVATTIESVGLKATPYHAHVPSFGEWGYIIASRRPYRMPDALPSGLRFLAPTTLPLMFDFPLDMARVPAEVNRLSNQTLVTTYEQEWGKVMTH
- a CDS encoding DUF350 domain-containing protein, whose translation is MGFEWLKPGVVLGSLVYALLGVLIFWLCFLIIDKLTPYDLWGEIVEKQNVALGLVVAAMSLGICVIVAAAIH
- a CDS encoding DUF4178 domain-containing protein, which translates into the protein MAEQPGAQRAYRAPCPGCGAPVEFRSAQSTHAVCPYCQSTVVRQGDTLARIGKMAELFDDFSPLQLLAAGRIQDQPFTIVGRLQYSHPGGRWTEWVAALEDGRAGILSEDNGAYVFALPFELQRAAPPPTDLRVGATSAFNGQSYTVSSNEQVALLSAQGELSHLPELGRSFPMVELRSGNGLVLSLDYSTQPPGAYLGRSVQLEDLQLTGLRDESAKEEKGRAFNCPNCGAPITVNLADSKSITCGSCNSIIDLSQGIGGELKHAEQNEPVRPLIAIGSVGQLQGAQWQVVGFQHRMGTEPGDDEHFGWSEYLLYNKKRGFSFLVDAEDGWSMVKPTTGAPVMAENGSSASYLGKRYKQQYAYNAETTYVAGEFYWQVERGQKTFNRDFASGNSLLSMERSANELTWSSGSKLDSGAVSAAFKLDDKKDMFVRGDALPVSAASGMGCGTIILIVIIVIVVLIVLSTCSSRCDPRVQNCSSSRSTGGSYGGYSSGGGHK
- a CDS encoding SPFH domain-containing protein, coding for MALMDFIKKQFIDIIQWTETGDGTLAWRFPMAEMEIQNGASLTVRESQVAVFVNEGQVADVFGPGMYKLTTQTLPVLTYLKNWDKLFESPFKSDVYFFSTRQQVDQKWGTPQPITIRDKDFGAVRLRAFGNYSFRIGDAKLFHTEISGTRDIYSVADLDGQLRGLVLQNISNAIASSGVPFLDLAANQIQFAQALAAQLVPEFEKIGIKLENITVQNVSLPEELQKILDQKIGMGMVGNDMGKFMQYQTAQAIPKFAEGAANGGGIAGDAMGLGAGVALGQVLAQNLAQGLSPNAAAQAAATQQQPAVAVVSPNDVMTTLEKLGELKTKGILTQEEFDAKKAELLKKLV